A part of Funiculus sociatus GB2-C1 genomic DNA contains:
- a CDS encoding late competence development ComFB family protein produces the protein MSIEKIVEQALQDGYLTPAMEAEVGRICDTASELSIEEYMALDRLMGALLTGEVVAVPRKQFINVMEELVLTEAIARVAEIEATSDRVLDVGDIAAYALNRLPPLYATTEEGASYQRMRAKDELQELITQQVNEAIARNLDRPENPGQVISKSSGPDVFKQVSSLLQTYASNFEQRDKDENENNEE, from the coding sequence ATGAGTATTGAAAAGATTGTTGAACAAGCCCTACAAGATGGTTATCTGACACCAGCGATGGAGGCAGAGGTAGGACGCATTTGTGACACCGCGTCTGAGTTGTCAATTGAAGAGTACATGGCGCTGGATCGTCTGATGGGGGCGCTGTTGACGGGGGAAGTCGTTGCGGTTCCTCGCAAACAGTTTATCAATGTGATGGAAGAGTTGGTGCTGACAGAAGCGATCGCGCGAGTCGCAGAAATTGAAGCTACTAGCGATCGCGTTTTGGATGTGGGGGATATTGCCGCCTACGCTCTAAATCGTCTACCGCCGCTGTACGCGACGACGGAGGAAGGAGCCAGCTATCAGCGAATGCGAGCAAAAGATGAACTCCAAGAGCTAATTACCCAGCAAGTAAACGAAGCGATCGCTCGTAACTTGGATCGTCCCGAAAACCCAGGACAAGTTATCAGCAAATCTTCTGGGCCGGATGTATTTAAGCAGGTCAGTTCTTTACTACAAACTTACGCTTCCAACTTTGAGCAAAGAGATAAGGATGAAAATGAAAATAATGAAGAATGA
- the leuS gene encoding leucine--tRNA ligase, with translation MESRYNPAAIEEKWQQTWIEQGLDKTPTDSSKPKFYALSMFPYPSGSLHMGHVRNYTITDVIARLKRMQGYRVLHPMGWDAFGLPAENAAIDRGVPPAEWTYQNIAQMRRQLQQLGLSIDWSREVTTCSPDYYKWTQWIFLQFFSRGLAYQKESAVNWDPIDQTVLANEQVDNEGRSWRSGAKVERKLLRQWFLKITDYAEQLLNDLDKLNGWPERVKLMQANWIGKSVGAYLEFPIVGKDEKIGVFTTRPDTVYGVTYVVLAPEHPLTAKVTTPERKAAVEAFIQEVSNQTELERTAEDKPKRGIPTGGKAINPFTGEEIPIWSADYVLYEYGTGAVMGVPAHDVRDFKFANGNDLPINVVIVRADAADTIITLKEAYTEAGVVVNSDIFNGMDSNEAKSAIIQYAEQKGFGKARIQYRLRDWLISRQRYWGAPIPVIHCPKCGIVPVPDEDLPVVLPENVEFTGRGASPLSGMDWVNVPCPSCGTQAKRETDTMDTFIDSSWYFLRYPDANNRQQVFDKTKTNDWMPVDQYVGGIEHAILHLLYSRFFTKVLRDCGLLNFDEPFQRLLTQGMVQGITYKNPETGKYIPAAQVKDPTAPKDPETGKPLEVFYEKMSKSKYNGVDPLEVLAKYGADTARMFTLFKAPPEKDLEWDDADVEGQFRFLNRVWRLVAEFNSSQSSSQQTTDKGQLTKPEKDLRRAIHNAIQAVTEDLEGEYQFNTAVSELMKLSNALTDAICKDSPVYAEGINTLILLLAPFAPHIADELWNLGNTESVHLQTWPNVDPDALVVDEITLVIQIMGKTRGAIQVPADASREALEKYARESEVALKHIQGKEIKKVIVVPGKLVNFVVA, from the coding sequence GTGGAGTCCCGATACAACCCAGCAGCAATAGAGGAAAAGTGGCAACAGACTTGGATAGAACAAGGCTTAGATAAAACCCCTACAGACAGCAGCAAGCCGAAATTCTACGCCCTGTCTATGTTTCCGTATCCATCGGGCAGCCTGCATATGGGACACGTTCGCAACTACACCATCACAGACGTGATTGCCCGACTCAAGCGGATGCAAGGGTATCGCGTACTCCATCCGATGGGTTGGGATGCCTTTGGTTTGCCAGCGGAAAATGCCGCCATTGACCGGGGCGTTCCTCCAGCAGAGTGGACTTATCAAAATATTGCTCAGATGCGGCGTCAGTTACAGCAGTTGGGGCTTTCTATAGACTGGAGTCGCGAAGTAACTACTTGTTCTCCCGACTATTACAAGTGGACGCAGTGGATTTTCTTGCAATTTTTCTCTCGCGGACTAGCTTATCAGAAAGAATCCGCCGTCAACTGGGACCCCATCGACCAGACAGTATTGGCAAACGAGCAAGTTGATAACGAAGGGCGTTCTTGGCGTTCCGGTGCCAAAGTTGAGCGCAAGTTGTTGCGGCAGTGGTTCCTCAAGATTACCGATTATGCCGAGCAATTGCTCAACGATTTGGACAAGTTGAACGGATGGCCTGAGCGTGTAAAGTTGATGCAGGCTAACTGGATTGGTAAATCTGTTGGCGCTTACTTAGAATTTCCGATTGTCGGGAAGGATGAAAAAATCGGTGTTTTTACTACCCGTCCCGATACTGTCTATGGTGTTACTTACGTAGTCTTGGCACCAGAGCATCCTTTAACTGCGAAGGTTACTACTCCAGAACGGAAAGCGGCTGTAGAAGCCTTTATTCAGGAAGTTTCCAACCAAACTGAGTTGGAACGTACTGCTGAAGATAAGCCAAAGCGGGGTATTCCTACAGGTGGTAAGGCGATTAACCCCTTCACTGGCGAAGAGATTCCGATTTGGAGCGCAGATTATGTATTGTACGAGTATGGCACGGGCGCGGTGATGGGTGTACCCGCTCACGATGTTCGGGATTTCAAGTTTGCTAATGGAAACGATTTGCCAATCAACGTGGTAATTGTGCGTGCTGATGCAGCTGATACAATCATAACTTTGAAAGAAGCTTATACCGAGGCGGGAGTTGTAGTTAATTCTGACATCTTCAATGGCATGGATTCAAACGAAGCCAAGTCAGCGATTATTCAATACGCCGAACAAAAAGGTTTCGGGAAAGCGCGGATACAGTATCGCTTGCGAGATTGGCTAATTTCCCGACAACGCTATTGGGGTGCGCCTATCCCGGTCATTCACTGTCCCAAGTGCGGTATAGTGCCAGTCCCGGACGAAGACTTGCCAGTAGTATTGCCGGAAAATGTAGAATTTACCGGACGCGGTGCTTCTCCTTTGTCTGGGATGGATTGGGTAAATGTGCCTTGTCCGAGTTGCGGAACACAAGCAAAGCGGGAAACAGACACGATGGACACATTTATCGATTCCTCGTGGTATTTCTTGCGCTATCCCGACGCTAATAACAGACAACAGGTATTCGACAAGACGAAGACAAACGACTGGATGCCTGTAGATCAGTATGTAGGCGGAATTGAACACGCAATTTTGCACTTGCTTTACTCGCGCTTCTTTACTAAAGTGTTGCGAGACTGCGGCTTGCTGAATTTTGACGAACCCTTCCAGCGCTTGCTAACTCAAGGCATGGTACAGGGTATAACTTACAAAAATCCTGAGACTGGTAAGTATATTCCAGCGGCACAGGTAAAAGACCCGACAGCCCCAAAAGACCCGGAAACGGGTAAACCGTTGGAAGTCTTCTATGAGAAAATGTCGAAGTCGAAGTACAACGGTGTAGATCCGTTGGAAGTTCTCGCCAAGTACGGTGCAGATACGGCGCGGATGTTTACCTTGTTCAAGGCACCTCCGGAAAAGGATTTGGAATGGGATGATGCTGACGTTGAGGGACAATTCCGCTTTTTAAATCGTGTGTGGCGTTTGGTTGCGGAGTTTAACAGCAGTCAGTCGTCTTCACAACAAACAACGGACAAGGGACAACTAACAAAACCTGAAAAAGATTTGCGACGAGCAATTCACAATGCTATCCAAGCTGTCACGGAAGATTTAGAGGGCGAATATCAATTCAATACGGCGGTTTCTGAGTTGATGAAGTTAAGTAATGCGCTTACTGATGCCATCTGCAAAGATTCTCCTGTGTATGCGGAAGGGATAAATACTTTGATTTTGTTACTGGCACCTTTTGCTCCTCACATTGCTGATGAGTTGTGGAATTTAGGTAACACTGAGTCAGTACACTTGCAAACCTGGCCTAACGTTGACCCAGATGCCTTGGTGGTTGATGAAATTACTTTGGTGATTCAGATTATGGGCAAAACTCGCGGGGCGATTCAAGTGCCTGCTGATGCTAGTCGGGAGGCTTTGGAGAAGTATGCCCGTGAGTCAGAGGTGGCTTTGAAGCATATCCAGGGTAAGGAGATTAAAAAGGTAATTGTGGTGCCTGGAAAGTTGGTTAATTTTGTGGTGGCGTAG
- a CDS encoding Hfq-related RNA-binding protein produces MAAELETGLPSIRLLQTFVKEGKEVEIKLLTNDVLGGKIRWLDQNCICLMEQSNQPTIVWLQAIAYVKPKS; encoded by the coding sequence ATGGCTGCTGAACTGGAAACTGGATTACCGAGTATTCGCCTACTCCAAACATTTGTTAAAGAAGGAAAAGAAGTCGAGATAAAACTGCTTACAAACGATGTTTTAGGTGGGAAAATTCGCTGGCTGGATCAGAACTGTATTTGTTTGATGGAGCAATCAAATCAGCCCACAATAGTTTGGCTGCAAGCGATCGCATATGTGAAGCCGAAGTCCTGA
- a CDS encoding M23 family metallopeptidase produces MSKNLLKSRPDLQQLGSTLFSLKVKNTKKEFFLLPVAFCLFTLPARALQVQVTPTNPELGDTLSVVIQKDAADSQSPTVSLKQQNYSTFSIGQNRFRALLPTTPLDKPGKLVIRVAGDGEVREIPIVLRSRSFPVQRITLPPGKAGQGATQYELDRVAAFKKLVTPQKFWNGPFLKPNRGRISSIYGVRRYYNGKFANDYYHRGVDYAGGYGSPVTAPAAGRVALVGRVSQGFRVHGNVIGVDHGQGVTSIFMHLSRIDVKEGDIVKPGQVIGAIGSTGASTGPHLHWGLYVNGLSVDPGPWRNQEFQ; encoded by the coding sequence ATGTCGAAGAATCTGCTAAAATCTCGCCCTGACCTACAGCAACTCGGTTCTACACTTTTTTCTCTAAAAGTCAAAAATACAAAGAAAGAATTTTTTCTTTTGCCCGTTGCTTTTTGCCTTTTTACTTTGCCAGCGCGAGCCTTGCAGGTTCAGGTGACACCCACTAATCCCGAGTTGGGGGATACTCTTTCTGTGGTAATTCAAAAAGATGCCGCAGACTCGCAAAGTCCCACGGTGTCTCTGAAACAGCAGAATTACTCAACGTTTTCTATCGGTCAAAATCGTTTTCGAGCTTTGCTACCAACGACACCTTTAGATAAGCCAGGAAAATTGGTAATTCGGGTGGCGGGTGATGGGGAAGTCCGGGAAATTCCGATTGTTTTGCGATCGCGCTCTTTTCCAGTGCAACGGATTACTCTACCCCCTGGAAAAGCTGGACAGGGAGCAACGCAATATGAACTAGATCGGGTGGCGGCTTTTAAAAAGTTAGTGACACCCCAGAAGTTCTGGAATGGCCCCTTCCTGAAGCCGAACCGGGGAAGAATCAGCAGCATTTACGGAGTTCGTCGCTACTACAATGGCAAATTTGCCAACGATTACTACCATCGCGGGGTTGACTACGCTGGCGGGTATGGTTCGCCTGTGACAGCGCCAGCAGCAGGACGGGTGGCGTTGGTGGGAAGAGTAAGCCAAGGGTTCCGGGTTCACGGTAATGTAATTGGAGTTGACCACGGGCAAGGTGTCACCAGCATTTTTATGCACCTGAGCCGTATTGATGTTAAGGAAGGGGATATTGTAAAACCTGGCCAGGTAATTGGTGCAATTGGTTCTACGGGCGCTTCAACTGGCCCTCATTTGCACTGGGGACTGTATGTAAATGGCTTATCAGTTGACCCTGGCCCCTGGCGAAATCAGGAATTTCAATGA
- a CDS encoding family 10 glycosylhydrolase: protein MKLVYRRKSLTQASLKLPQQWRRLYRGLVAAVLTSSSLVNLWLVQPAEAQTKAYCQLSADAIAEKESLRSSALKGNPDAQTRYKALLKKHAERLQQCRSQTWPRTQAIWLRLYPCDIRQGALDELMDRLVNRGYNQVYVETFADGQVLLPVAENRTPWPSVVRTPGAEKVDLLAQAINKGHERGLKVYAWMFSMNFGYSYSQRSDRQEVLARDGKGQTSSSVVEDGSQVFIDPYNPLAKRDYYDLVQAMVRRRPDGVLFDYIRYPRQAGASSVVTKVQDLWIYGDGAREALYQRALNNKGRDLIQRYLTKGFIRAGDVAEVDKLYPQEGSPLWQGRKPPEEEMKATPGQRQPLLQWELWQLSVAHAAQGVLDFINLASQPAARQGITTGAVFFPEGNQPIGQGGYDSRIQPWDRFPASMEWHPMSYGTCGSTNCIVSQVQRVLSQAPPGTQVQPVLAGAWGKSYNSRPSLEDQMQAIRSGTPQINAVSHFAFSWQEPEVDRDRKSCRSR, encoded by the coding sequence ATGAAATTGGTGTATAGGAGGAAGTCCTTGACTCAGGCATCGCTAAAGTTGCCGCAACAGTGGCGGCGTCTCTATCGCGGCTTGGTCGCGGCAGTGCTGACAAGTAGTAGTCTTGTCAATCTGTGGTTGGTACAACCAGCCGAAGCTCAAACAAAGGCATATTGCCAATTATCAGCAGATGCGATCGCAGAAAAAGAAAGTCTGCGCTCCTCAGCCTTAAAGGGAAACCCAGATGCTCAAACCCGCTACAAAGCGCTCTTGAAAAAACACGCAGAGCGTTTGCAGCAATGTCGCTCGCAAACCTGGCCCCGCACTCAGGCAATTTGGCTGCGCCTGTATCCATGCGATATCCGTCAGGGTGCCCTCGATGAACTTATGGATCGTCTGGTTAACCGAGGCTACAACCAAGTTTATGTGGAAACCTTTGCTGATGGTCAGGTGTTGTTGCCCGTCGCCGAAAACCGCACTCCTTGGCCTTCCGTAGTCCGAACCCCTGGTGCAGAAAAAGTTGACTTATTAGCACAAGCGATTAACAAAGGGCATGAGCGGGGGCTGAAAGTTTACGCCTGGATGTTTAGCATGAACTTCGGCTACTCCTACTCTCAGCGAAGCGATCGCCAAGAGGTTTTAGCTCGTGACGGCAAGGGACAGACCAGTTCCTCGGTTGTCGAGGATGGCTCTCAAGTCTTCATAGATCCCTACAACCCCCTAGCCAAACGAGATTATTACGACCTGGTGCAGGCTATGGTTCGCCGTCGTCCGGATGGGGTACTTTTTGACTACATTCGGTATCCACGGCAGGCAGGTGCCAGCTCTGTAGTTACCAAAGTCCAAGACTTATGGATTTATGGAGACGGTGCACGAGAAGCTTTGTATCAACGCGCTCTTAACAACAAGGGACGAGATTTAATTCAGCGTTACTTGACAAAAGGCTTTATTCGTGCAGGTGATGTTGCAGAGGTGGATAAGCTTTACCCGCAGGAAGGATCGCCGCTTTGGCAGGGACGTAAACCCCCGGAGGAGGAAATGAAAGCCACCCCTGGTCAGCGTCAACCATTGCTGCAATGGGAGCTGTGGCAATTGAGTGTTGCCCACGCTGCTCAAGGCGTTCTGGATTTTATAAATTTAGCCAGCCAGCCTGCGGCTAGGCAAGGAATTACCACCGGGGCAGTGTTTTTTCCAGAGGGGAACCAACCCATCGGACAGGGAGGTTATGATTCCAGAATCCAGCCTTGGGATCGGTTTCCGGCTTCTATGGAGTGGCATCCGATGTCCTACGGAACCTGCGGCAGCACCAACTGCATTGTCTCCCAAGTTCAGCGAGTCTTGAGCCAGGCACCGCCGGGAACTCAGGTTCAACCAGTATTGGCGGGAGCCTGGGGAAAGTCGTATAATTCTCGCCCATCGCTAGAAGACCAGATGCAGGCAATTCGCTCTGGAACCCCACAAATTAACGCAGTGAGCCATTTTGCCTTCTCCTGGCAAGAACCGGAAGTAGATCGCGATCGCAAATCCTGCCGTTCCCGCTAA
- a CDS encoding cation:proton antiporter — translation MQEDFRLIVDLVTVLAAAAAGGLVAALCRQPALLGYILGGMVVGPAGLKLIKELIQIETLAQFGVAFLLFALGVEFSFTELKKVQKIALGGGGLQIALTILVTVVVCGVTGAWGTLPAKGVFLGAILSLSSTAVVLKCLMERNETATPHAQVMLGILVVQDLALGLMLAVLPALDKPPEAIGKAIALALLQIGLFAAGAVAVGIWLIPPLLRLLAKTESRELFLLGVVALCLGIALLTEYMGLSIEMGAFVAGLMISEVEYADQTLTYVEPLRDVFAALFFAAIGMLIDPVFLWENLELILGLVCLVFVGKFLIVTPIVRAFGYPLKTALIVGLGLAQIGEFSFVLASEGQALGLVSRRIYLLILGTTAVTLVLTPFVLRLVPKLLELPWLKSFLDTADAPLEVACDLPLQNHVVVCGYGRVGRNLVKLLQEHKYPVVVIDQSESKIQQMREAGVSYVYGNGASLHVLEAAGVGKATGMAIAMPDPMATRLCLKRALELAPELDIVVRANQNKDIELLYQLGAREVVQPEFEASLELASHLLAGNGLPSWTIQKEMQQIRNSHYLALRPERSASEIARDLEVAAAQMNSKWYPLPPGSPLIGMTLEETDLRRLTGVSLVAIRRSGGEEIDYPNIQTILEEGDRFLVVGESNEQAAFDQLAKGKVAIPSENAPCQWLLVPEDSPVAGKTLSQLHMRRQYGVQVQAIRRDGKFIRFPGGDTQLLAGDQLLLCGGSYPLNQVQEWLSPVSEDSPVVQVPVIQVPASEAFQELLPSDNQQEL, via the coding sequence GTGCAAGAAGATTTTAGACTGATTGTTGACTTAGTTACGGTTCTCGCGGCAGCTGCGGCTGGTGGGCTGGTGGCAGCCTTATGCCGTCAACCTGCTTTGCTGGGCTATATTCTGGGCGGGATGGTTGTTGGCCCAGCTGGATTGAAACTAATTAAAGAGTTGATTCAGATAGAAACGCTGGCTCAGTTTGGCGTTGCCTTTTTGTTGTTCGCGCTGGGAGTCGAGTTTTCCTTTACGGAACTGAAAAAAGTTCAAAAAATTGCTCTGGGAGGGGGCGGGTTACAAATCGCCCTGACTATTCTAGTCACAGTTGTAGTATGTGGCGTAACTGGGGCTTGGGGTACTTTACCAGCGAAGGGTGTCTTCCTAGGGGCGATTCTGTCTCTGTCTTCCACCGCTGTTGTCCTCAAGTGTCTGATGGAGCGCAACGAGACGGCAACGCCTCATGCTCAGGTGATGCTGGGGATTCTGGTGGTGCAGGATTTGGCGCTGGGATTGATGCTGGCGGTGTTACCAGCGCTGGACAAACCCCCGGAAGCAATTGGCAAAGCGATCGCTTTAGCGCTTTTGCAGATTGGGCTATTTGCTGCGGGGGCTGTAGCTGTTGGTATTTGGCTGATTCCGCCTTTGCTGCGTTTGCTGGCTAAAACGGAAAGCCGGGAGCTGTTTCTACTGGGCGTGGTGGCGCTGTGTTTGGGCATTGCGTTGCTCACAGAGTATATGGGTCTTTCGATTGAGATGGGGGCATTTGTCGCCGGGTTAATGATTTCGGAGGTGGAATATGCCGACCAAACTCTGACTTATGTGGAACCGCTGCGGGATGTTTTTGCAGCTTTATTTTTTGCCGCGATTGGGATGCTAATCGACCCGGTTTTTCTGTGGGAAAATCTGGAGTTAATTCTGGGGCTAGTCTGTTTGGTTTTTGTCGGCAAGTTTTTGATTGTGACACCAATCGTGAGAGCGTTTGGATATCCTTTGAAAACGGCTTTAATTGTTGGGCTGGGATTAGCGCAGATTGGGGAATTCTCGTTTGTGCTGGCGAGTGAAGGGCAAGCACTGGGATTGGTTTCTCGCCGAATTTACTTACTGATTTTGGGTACAACCGCTGTAACGTTGGTACTTACGCCTTTTGTGCTGCGCCTGGTGCCAAAATTGTTGGAGTTGCCTTGGCTGAAGTCCTTTTTAGACACAGCAGATGCCCCGTTGGAAGTTGCTTGCGATTTGCCTTTGCAAAATCATGTGGTGGTTTGTGGCTATGGGCGAGTGGGACGAAATCTGGTGAAACTGTTGCAGGAACACAAGTATCCAGTTGTGGTTATCGATCAGTCTGAAAGTAAGATTCAGCAAATGAGAGAGGCAGGGGTTTCTTATGTTTATGGCAATGGGGCTTCTTTGCACGTTTTGGAAGCTGCTGGGGTAGGTAAGGCGACGGGGATGGCGATCGCTATGCCCGATCCGATGGCTACCCGTCTTTGCCTGAAACGCGCTTTAGAGTTAGCTCCTGAGTTGGATATAGTTGTCCGCGCCAACCAAAATAAAGATATCGAACTGCTTTACCAACTGGGGGCGCGGGAGGTGGTGCAACCTGAGTTTGAAGCTTCTTTGGAACTGGCTTCGCATCTTTTGGCTGGTAATGGCTTGCCTTCATGGACAATTCAGAAGGAAATGCAGCAAATCCGCAATAGTCATTATCTGGCACTGCGCCCAGAGCGATCGGCTTCGGAAATTGCCCGCGACTTGGAGGTTGCTGCTGCCCAAATGAATAGCAAGTGGTATCCTCTCCCTCCTGGTTCTCCTTTAATCGGGATGACGTTGGAGGAGACTGATTTACGCCGTTTGACTGGTGTCTCTCTGGTGGCAATTCGTCGCAGTGGCGGGGAAGAAATAGATTATCCAAATATCCAAACAATTTTGGAAGAAGGCGATCGCTTCTTGGTGGTGGGAGAATCAAATGAACAAGCTGCCTTCGATCAACTGGCAAAGGGTAAAGTGGCAATTCCTAGTGAAAATGCTCCCTGTCAGTGGTTGTTAGTTCCAGAAGATAGTCCGGTTGCTGGGAAAACTCTCTCCCAGTTACATATGCGCCGCCAGTACGGAGTACAAGTGCAAGCAATTCGGCGCGATGGGAAGTTCATCCGGTTTCCTGGCGGCGACACCCAGCTGTTGGCAGGCGATCAGCTACTTTTGTGCGGAGGCAGTTATCCTCTAAATCAAGTGCAGGAGTGGCTCTCCCCAGTGTCTGAGGATTCTCCTGTTGTGCAGGTTCCTGTAATCCAGGTGCCTGCGAGCGAAGCTTTCCAAGAATTGCTTCCATCTGATAATCAGCAGGAACTTTAA
- a CDS encoding L,D-transpeptidase, with protein MSRNEPLSRNLMLICFGTAFVLLSVSWRSHFSKLTLNSLGLPVIAGENFSFGAALSPSTSEYLGRSRLIVDLSDRVVYVYLENQLFATYPVAVGQSGWETPIGSFQVLKMNKNPAWSQPITGEVFPAGAKNNPLGDRWISFWSDGRHQIGFHGTNQEQLVGQAVSHGCVRMRNQDIRAMYQQISKGTPVIVRR; from the coding sequence ATGTCAAGAAATGAGCCACTGTCTCGAAATTTGATGCTGATTTGTTTTGGGACAGCTTTTGTGCTGTTGTCAGTTTCGTGGCGATCGCATTTCTCAAAGCTGACGCTCAACAGCTTGGGATTACCAGTTATTGCTGGGGAAAATTTTAGCTTCGGGGCTGCTTTATCGCCATCAACGTCAGAATACCTTGGGCGATCGCGTTTGATTGTCGATTTGAGCGATCGCGTTGTCTATGTTTACCTAGAGAATCAGCTTTTCGCCACCTACCCGGTAGCTGTGGGACAGTCGGGTTGGGAAACTCCCATCGGTTCGTTTCAAGTTCTAAAAATGAACAAAAATCCAGCTTGGAGCCAACCCATCACCGGGGAAGTCTTCCCCGCCGGGGCGAAGAATAATCCTTTAGGCGATCGCTGGATTAGCTTTTGGTCGGATGGACGACATCAAATCGGATTTCACGGCACCAACCAGGAGCAGCTGGTAGGGCAAGCTGTTTCTCACGGCTGCGTGCGAATGCGTAATCAGGATATTCGGGCTATGTATCAGCAGATAAGTAAAGGAACGCCTGTAATTGTTCGTCGCTGA
- a CDS encoding anti-sigma factor family protein: MTPDFNTHKDAGLRCPADAQTSKEMDILQRDRFELLSAYLDGEVTAAERKQVQEWLKTDPTVQCLYTRLVTLRQGLQTLPVPESGQSTEQAVNEVFASINRRRFQKFAGWSGAAIAALFVGAFSGILPGNYSLSPQMAQSPIAPQPSEPLMVALNRPAIEIPKAAVASPEHSLNQLLNSAEDTQNQSY, translated from the coding sequence ATGACCCCTGACTTTAATACTCATAAGGATGCTGGACTGCGATGCCCAGCGGACGCACAGACCTCGAAGGAAATGGATATTTTGCAGCGTGATCGCTTTGAATTGCTCAGTGCCTACTTAGACGGTGAAGTAACCGCTGCGGAACGCAAACAAGTTCAGGAATGGCTGAAAACTGACCCGACAGTGCAGTGCTTGTACACCAGATTAGTGACGTTACGTCAAGGGTTACAAACCCTGCCAGTTCCTGAGTCTGGGCAATCCACAGAACAGGCAGTAAATGAAGTTTTTGCTTCGATCAACCGCCGCAGATTTCAAAAATTTGCTGGATGGAGTGGTGCAGCGATCGCAGCTTTGTTTGTTGGCGCTTTCTCAGGCATTCTCCCCGGCAATTACTCCTTGAGTCCGCAGATGGCTCAATCTCCCATAGCACCGCAGCCTTCAGAGCCTTTGATGGTTGCTCTAAATCGCCCTGCCATAGAGATTCCCAAAGCAGCAGTAGCGAGTCCAGAACACTCTCTCAACCAACTGCTAAACTCTGCCGAAGATACACAAAATCAAAGTTATTAA
- a CDS encoding gamma-glutamylcyclotransferase family protein, which translates to MLKVFVYGTLKPGGSNYQRYCAGKVVEETSAIAHGKLFALKLGYPAMTIGNGKVHGFLLSFADSAVLLNLDELEDYDQERKAAQNLYNRHEIQTYDLDARSLGTAWVYLMTPEQVRRYGGVALPCGYWKG; encoded by the coding sequence ATGTTAAAAGTATTCGTTTACGGCACTCTCAAGCCTGGGGGGTCGAATTATCAACGTTATTGTGCGGGTAAGGTGGTGGAGGAGACAAGCGCGATCGCGCACGGTAAACTCTTCGCCCTAAAATTAGGTTATCCCGCCATGACTATAGGCAACGGGAAAGTTCACGGCTTTTTGCTGTCTTTCGCCGATTCAGCAGTTTTACTGAATTTGGATGAATTGGAAGATTACGACCAAGAGCGGAAAGCAGCACAAAATTTATATAATCGGCACGAAATCCAGACGTATGATTTAGATGCGCGATCGCTAGGGACGGCGTGGGTTTATCTGATGACACCAGAGCAAGTTAGACGCTACGGGGGTGTTGCTCTGCCGTGTGGTTACTGGAAAGGATAA
- a CDS encoding sigma-70 family RNA polymerase sigma factor → MSQSIPATWSTAEVTVQVQPEKLSNYDLILRCQADLRPDRAAFAELLRRYQSHVEKILYHLAPDWQDRADLAQEVWIRVYRNIKRLQEPVKFRGWLSRIATNLFYDELRKRKRVSNPLSLDAPRMMDDGEMDWEIASDNPSPDEDMTTREFYEQLHEAIADLPEVFRTTIVLREIEGMAYEEIAEITGVSLGTVKSRIARARQRLQSQLQNYLDGR, encoded by the coding sequence ATGAGTCAATCGATTCCTGCAACCTGGTCAACGGCTGAAGTAACGGTTCAGGTGCAACCTGAAAAACTCTCAAACTACGATTTGATTTTACGCTGTCAGGCCGATCTGCGTCCCGATCGCGCTGCCTTTGCAGAGCTGTTGCGTCGCTATCAGTCTCATGTCGAGAAAATTTTGTACCACCTGGCTCCAGATTGGCAGGATCGGGCAGATTTAGCACAAGAAGTTTGGATTCGGGTTTACCGCAATATCAAACGTTTGCAGGAACCAGTCAAGTTCCGGGGATGGTTGAGCCGCATAGCCACCAACCTGTTTTACGATGAGCTGCGTAAACGCAAACGGGTTTCTAATCCGCTGTCGCTGGATGCTCCTCGCATGATGGATGACGGTGAAATGGATTGGGAAATTGCCTCAGACAATCCAAGTCCCGACGAAGATATGACGACGCGGGAATTCTACGAACAGCTGCATGAAGCGATCGCTGATCTGCCAGAGGTTTTCCGTACTACCATCGTCCTTAGAGAAATCGAAGGTATGGCATACGAAGAAATTGCTGAAATTACTGGCGTTTCTTTGGGAACTGTGAAGTCTAGAATTGCTAGAGCCAGACAGCGGCTGCAATCTCAGTTGCAAAACTATCTAGATGGGCGCTAG